A single region of the Hyphomicrobiales bacterium genome encodes:
- a CDS encoding putative Unsaturated glucuronyl hydrolase (Evidence 3 : Putative function from multiple computational evidences): MSTNAWIDEAIARATARTRAIAREVKDFPHITEKKQWQCTPDGVWTGGFWAGLLWLTHEEDKDAESLERAVHYTDRLLPRAHDKHNHDLGFMFVPSARKGWTLTGNETYRQAAITAAVSLGDQFNPEAGYIPGWGFFGGTDWSGSVLVDTLMNLPLLVWAVKQGADERLMEVVTRHTATTLGQHFRPDGSVYHVFKFDPASGEPLGGDTYQGLGPESAWSRGQSWAITGLAMLAQATGNDDYRAASERVADYFLGQLPVDGVPPWDFAAPGANEPKDASAGAIASYGFQKLHDITGKAEHLATATRLLKALATTCGNGGDKGGLLLHSTADLPHGLGIDEATMYGDYYYLKSLVALRGRKLT; this comes from the coding sequence ATGAGCACGAACGCCTGGATCGACGAGGCCATTGCCAGGGCGACGGCCCGCACACGGGCTATCGCGCGGGAAGTAAAGGACTTTCCGCATATCACCGAGAAGAAGCAGTGGCAGTGCACGCCGGACGGCGTCTGGACTGGTGGCTTTTGGGCGGGACTGTTGTGGTTGACCCATGAGGAGGACAAGGACGCCGAGAGCCTGGAGCGCGCTGTCCATTACACGGACCGGCTGCTGCCGCGCGCGCATGACAAGCACAATCACGATCTCGGCTTCATGTTCGTGCCGAGCGCGCGGAAGGGCTGGACACTGACCGGCAACGAGACCTATCGCCAGGCGGCGATCACGGCCGCCGTCTCCCTGGGCGACCAGTTCAATCCGGAGGCCGGCTACATACCGGGGTGGGGCTTTTTCGGAGGCACGGACTGGAGCGGCTCCGTTCTGGTCGACACGCTGATGAATCTGCCGCTTCTCGTCTGGGCCGTGAAGCAGGGCGCGGATGAGCGCCTGATGGAGGTGGTGACCCGGCACACGGCGACGACGCTCGGCCAGCATTTCCGGCCGGATGGTTCAGTCTACCACGTCTTCAAGTTCGACCCGGCAAGCGGCGAGCCGCTGGGAGGCGACACCTATCAGGGGCTCGGGCCGGAAAGCGCATGGTCCCGCGGCCAGTCCTGGGCGATCACCGGACTTGCCATGCTCGCGCAGGCCACCGGTAATGACGATTATCGGGCGGCGAGCGAACGCGTCGCGGACTATTTCCTCGGCCAACTCCCGGTGGATGGTGTGCCGCCGTGGGACTTCGCGGCGCCGGGCGCCAACGAGCCGAAGGACGCCTCGGCGGGCGCCATCGCCAGCTACGGCTTCCAGAAGCTCCATGACATCACGGGCAAGGCGGAGCATCTCGCGACCGCGACGCGCCTTCTGAAGGCTCTCGCCACGACATGCGGCAACGGTGGCGACAAAGGTGGGCTCCTGCTGCATTCCACAGCCGATCTGCCCCACGGCCTCGGCATCGACGAGGCCACGATGTATGGCGACTATTATTATCTGAAGTCGCTCGTTGCATTGCGTGGGCGCAAACTCACTTGA
- the yqhA gene encoding uncharacterized protein YqhA → MIERALERFLFASRWLLAPFYVALVLGLAGLLIKTMLELLHFLPMVFSGKESDIILGILSLVDLTFTGSLVVIVVFSGYENFVSKIDADEHRDWPDWMGKIDFSGLKLKLMSSIVAISAIQLLKAFMNVANVSDRELMWLVGIHVVFVASGVFLALTDRIAGEKH, encoded by the coding sequence ATGATCGAGAGAGCGCTTGAGCGCTTCCTGTTCGCCAGCCGGTGGCTGCTCGCGCCGTTTTACGTCGCGCTGGTCCTGGGGCTGGCGGGGCTTCTCATCAAGACGATGCTGGAGCTCTTGCATTTTCTGCCGATGGTGTTCTCCGGCAAGGAATCCGACATCATCCTCGGCATCCTGAGCCTGGTCGACCTGACCTTCACCGGTTCGCTCGTCGTGATCGTTGTCTTCTCCGGCTACGAGAATTTCGTGTCGAAGATCGACGCGGACGAGCACAGGGACTGGCCGGACTGGATGGGCAAGATCGACTTCTCCGGCTTGAAGCTCAAGCTGATGTCGTCGATCGTCGCCATCTCGGCCATCCAGCTCCTGAAGGCCTTCATGAATGTCGCCAATGTCAGTGATCGTGAATTGATGTGGCTTGTCGGCATCCATGTCGTCTTCGTCGCCTCAGGCGTTTTCCTGGCGCTGACGGACCGCATCGCCGGCGAAAAGCACTGA
- a CDS encoding Exodeoxyribonuclease V alpha chain produces MSWSPQQDDALKAVAAWLKRRDAQVFRLFGYAGTGKTTLARHIAEGIDGDVAFGAFTGKAASVLRSKGCEGATTIHSLIYRSRGSKEEGPSFVINRQSSAADAELIIIDECSMVDEELGRDLLSFGVPVLVLGDPAQLPPVKGGGFFTEAEPDLMLTEVHRQARDNPIIHMSMVVREGGSLAHGQFGESRVISRRDIDAPAVMHADQVLLGMNKTRRMYNARMRSLLGFRDAMPAAGEKLVCLKNNKTKGLFNGGTWLIKQLKGEQKGLVKMDVTPDDETARRTTEVSVPREFFEGEEENVPFAIRRNADEFTYGYALTVHKAQGSQWDEVVLFDEAFAFREHASRWLYTGLTRAAERITIVS; encoded by the coding sequence ATGAGCTGGTCCCCTCAACAAGATGATGCCCTGAAGGCGGTTGCCGCATGGTTGAAGCGGCGCGATGCCCAGGTCTTCCGCCTCTTCGGATATGCCGGCACGGGCAAGACGACGCTTGCCCGGCATATCGCGGAGGGTATCGACGGGGATGTCGCCTTCGGCGCCTTTACCGGCAAGGCGGCCTCGGTGCTGCGTTCCAAGGGCTGCGAGGGGGCGACCACCATCCACAGCCTTATCTATCGCTCGCGCGGCTCGAAGGAGGAGGGGCCGTCCTTCGTCATCAACCGGCAGAGTTCGGCCGCGGACGCCGAGCTCATCATCATCGACGAATGCTCGATGGTGGACGAGGAACTGGGGCGTGACCTCCTCTCCTTCGGCGTTCCGGTGCTCGTGCTCGGTGATCCCGCGCAGCTGCCGCCGGTGAAGGGCGGCGGCTTTTTCACCGAAGCCGAGCCCGACCTGATGCTGACCGAGGTGCACCGGCAGGCCCGCGACAATCCGATCATCCACATGTCGATGGTGGTGCGCGAGGGCGGAAGCCTCGCCCACGGCCAATTCGGCGAGAGCCGGGTGATCTCGCGCCGCGACATCGATGCGCCGGCGGTGATGCATGCCGATCAGGTCTTGCTCGGCATGAACAAGACACGCCGCATGTACAACGCCCGCATGCGCTCGCTCCTCGGCTTCCGCGATGCGATGCCCGCTGCGGGCGAGAAGCTTGTCTGCCTCAAGAACAACAAGACCAAAGGGCTTTTCAATGGGGGCACCTGGCTCATCAAGCAGCTCAAGGGCGAGCAGAAGGGCCTGGTGAAGATGGATGTGACGCCGGATGACGAAACCGCGCGGCGCACGACCGAGGTCAGCGTGCCGCGCGAATTCTTCGAGGGCGAGGAGGAGAACGTGCCCTTCGCCATCCGTCGCAATGCCGATGAATTCACCTATGGCTATGCGCTTACGGTGCACAAGGCGCAGGGCTCGCAGTGGGACGAGGTGGTCCTCTTCGACGAAGCCTTCGCCTTTCGCGAGCATGCCAGCCGCTGGCTCTATACCGGCCTGACACGCGCTGCGGAGCGCATTACTATTGTCTCCTAG
- a CDS encoding putative LLM family oxidoreductase (Evidence 3 : Putative function from multiple computational evidences) — translation MAKHLELGLDTFGDVTRRADGSLLPQAEVIRNLVDEAVLADQLGIDFIGVGEHHRADFAVSAPEVVLAAIAARTNQIRLGSAVTVLSSDDPIRVFQRFATVDALSKGRAEVILGRGSFTESFPLFGYELRDYERLFEEKLDLFAALLKQDAVTWQGTTRPPLKDQRVYPQVEHGALKTWIGVGGSPESVVRAARYGLPLMLAIIGGDPARFRSYVDLYGRACQQLQQPLPPIGVHSPGYVADTDSQAQEELFPDYKRMRDQIGAERGWPPMGKEEFKQEAAHGSLYVGSPETVARKIAATAKTLDITRFDMKYSAGPLPHDKMMRSIELYGSKVVPMVRDLLA, via the coding sequence ATGGCAAAGCATCTGGAACTCGGACTTGATACTTTTGGCGACGTGACGCGCCGGGCGGACGGCTCACTGCTGCCGCAGGCTGAGGTCATCCGCAATCTCGTCGACGAGGCCGTGCTCGCTGACCAGCTCGGCATCGATTTCATCGGTGTTGGTGAGCATCATCGCGCCGATTTCGCGGTCTCTGCGCCGGAGGTGGTGCTTGCGGCCATTGCCGCGCGCACGAATCAGATCCGGCTGGGGTCCGCGGTCACGGTCCTGAGTTCGGATGATCCGATCCGCGTATTCCAGCGCTTCGCGACAGTCGACGCGCTCTCGAAGGGGCGCGCGGAGGTGATCCTCGGCCGTGGCTCCTTCACGGAGTCCTTTCCGCTGTTCGGCTATGAACTTCGCGACTATGAGCGGCTGTTCGAGGAGAAGCTCGATCTCTTCGCGGCTCTCCTGAAGCAGGATGCGGTAACGTGGCAGGGAACGACGCGTCCCCCGCTGAAGGATCAGCGGGTCTATCCGCAGGTCGAACACGGCGCGCTTAAAACCTGGATCGGTGTGGGCGGCAGTCCCGAATCAGTCGTTCGCGCGGCCCGCTACGGCCTGCCGTTGATGCTCGCCATCATTGGCGGGGATCCCGCGCGGTTCCGGTCCTATGTCGATCTCTATGGGCGGGCCTGCCAGCAATTGCAGCAGCCGCTCCCGCCCATCGGCGTGCATTCGCCCGGCTATGTCGCGGATACGGATAGCCAGGCGCAGGAGGAGCTGTTTCCGGACTACAAGCGCATGCGCGATCAGATCGGCGCAGAGCGCGGCTGGCCGCCCATGGGCAAGGAGGAGTTCAAGCAGGAGGCGGCGCACGGGTCGCTCTATGTGGGCTCGCCGGAGACCGTCGCGCGGAAGATCGCGGCAACCGCCAAGACGCTCGATATCACCCGCTTCGACATGAAATACAGCGCCGGTCCCCTGCCGCACGATAAGATGATGCGGAGCATCGAGCTCTATGGCAGCAAGGTTGTGCCTATGGTGCGCGACCTGCTGGCCTGA
- the occP gene encoding Octopine permease ATP-binding protein P — MPIVVVDNLRKSFGQLEVLKGVSLSVERGQVVALLGRSGSGKSTLLRCLNGLEVVDSGRIEVAGHAMKYDPKSLRELRKDVGIVFQSFNLFPHLSVAENVMLAPRLVKGLDRREARRLAEEMLRKVGLAEKVDAHPDQLSGGQQQRVAIARSLAMHPKVMLFDEVTSALDPELTGEVLNVMEALAADGMTMLLVTHEMGFAQRVASTAVFMLNGLIHEAGAPADMFSHPKTAEFQQFIGQNLK; from the coding sequence ATGCCTATCGTGGTGGTTGACAACCTCCGGAAGAGCTTCGGTCAACTGGAGGTTCTCAAGGGCGTTTCCCTGTCGGTCGAGCGCGGCCAGGTGGTGGCGTTGCTCGGGCGCAGCGGCTCCGGCAAGTCGACGCTTCTGCGGTGCCTTAACGGGCTCGAAGTGGTCGACAGCGGCCGTATCGAGGTCGCCGGTCACGCCATGAAATATGATCCGAAGTCCCTGCGCGAACTGCGCAAGGATGTTGGCATCGTGTTCCAAAGTTTCAATCTGTTTCCGCATCTGTCGGTGGCCGAGAATGTGATGTTGGCGCCACGCCTCGTGAAGGGGTTGGACAGGCGCGAGGCACGCAGGCTCGCTGAGGAGATGCTGCGCAAGGTCGGGCTCGCCGAGAAAGTGGACGCGCACCCCGACCAGTTGTCCGGCGGCCAGCAGCAGCGCGTCGCCATCGCGCGCTCGCTTGCGATGCATCCCAAGGTGATGTTGTTCGACGAGGTGACCTCGGCGCTCGATCCCGAACTCACGGGCGAGGTCCTCAATGTCATGGAGGCACTGGCTGCCGACGGCATGACGATGCTCCTCGTCACCCACGAGATGGGCTTTGCCCAGCGCGTCGCCTCCACGGCGGTTTTCATGCTCAATGGTTTGATCCACGAGGCAGGCGCGCCCGCGGATATGTTCAGCCATCCGAAAACTGCGGAGTTTCAGCAGTTCATTGGGCAGAATCTGAAATGA
- the msrA gene encoding methionine sulfoxide reductase A codes for MGLFRKSSVLPGANEALPGRPEPIVTAQTHFVNGHFLAGPYPEGSKEVLFGMGCFWGAERKFWSLPGVYVTAVGYAGGVTPNPTYEEVCSGRTGHTEVVQVVYEKGVDLADLLRVFWENHDPTQGMRQGNDIGTQYRSAVYVAGEAELALVEATRRTYGEALRVSGYPPITTEIADRPPFYFAEAYHQQYLAKNPAGYCGLGGTGVSCAIGTGIAA; via the coding sequence ATGGGATTGTTCCGCAAATCATCGGTCTTGCCTGGTGCCAATGAGGCCCTGCCTGGCCGGCCGGAACCTATCGTGACCGCCCAGACTCATTTCGTGAATGGACACTTTCTGGCCGGTCCCTATCCGGAAGGCAGCAAGGAGGTGCTGTTTGGCATGGGCTGCTTCTGGGGGGCGGAGCGGAAGTTCTGGAGCCTGCCCGGCGTTTATGTCACGGCCGTCGGCTATGCGGGCGGGGTAACGCCCAATCCGACCTATGAGGAGGTCTGCAGCGGCCGTACCGGGCACACGGAGGTCGTGCAGGTCGTCTATGAGAAGGGTGTCGATCTCGCGGACTTGCTGCGTGTGTTCTGGGAAAACCATGATCCGACGCAGGGCATGCGGCAGGGCAACGACATTGGCACTCAATATCGTTCGGCGGTCTATGTGGCCGGGGAGGCCGAGCTCGCGCTCGTCGAGGCGACGCGGCGGACCTATGGCGAGGCGCTCAGGGTCTCGGGTTATCCTCCGATCACGACGGAGATAGCGGACCGCCCGCCTTTCTATTTCGCGGAAGCCTATCACCAGCAGTATCTGGCGAAGAATCCCGCCGGCTACTGCGGCCTCGGCGGGACCGGCGTGAGCTGCGCCATTGGCACGGGTATCGCGGCCTGA
- a CDS encoding Penicillin-insensitive murein endopeptidase codes for MTMTPFRPLQSRGAGRALKRLALAGLLLAFTTVVSHQAAHAQENAAEEAARRKAVLSKLPADAAQRRFGTTPLASAGQAAVFGFYSLGCLAGGVMLPPDGPTWQVMRLSRNRNWGHPTLVEFLQNFAAKVPSTTGWPGILVGDMGQPRGGPMLTGHASHQIGLDADIWLTGMPAGRLSAGAREEVSAINVVRSDWNDIDPSRWTPSHMALLKTAASYRQVERVLVNPAIKRALCRDAGSDRRWLSKIRPTPGHNYHFHVRLACPAGETACRRQAPPPTSDGCGAELDWWFSAEARRPKPYKPAPPLMVADLPAQCRAVIDSAAAAARN; via the coding sequence ATGACGATGACGCCTTTTCGGCCCCTGCAGAGCAGAGGGGCAGGTCGCGCGTTGAAGCGGCTGGCGCTTGCCGGGCTTCTCCTGGCGTTCACCACGGTGGTGAGCCATCAGGCCGCCCATGCCCAGGAAAATGCGGCCGAAGAGGCCGCTCGCCGGAAGGCTGTCCTTTCCAAATTGCCTGCTGATGCGGCCCAACGGCGCTTCGGCACCACGCCTCTGGCATCCGCCGGGCAAGCCGCCGTCTTCGGCTTCTATTCCCTCGGCTGCCTCGCCGGCGGCGTCATGCTGCCGCCCGACGGGCCGACCTGGCAGGTCATGCGGCTGTCGCGCAATCGCAATTGGGGACACCCGACGCTCGTCGAGTTTCTGCAGAATTTCGCCGCCAAGGTGCCATCGACCACCGGCTGGCCGGGCATTCTTGTCGGCGACATGGGTCAGCCGCGCGGCGGCCCGATGCTGACGGGCCACGCCTCCCACCAGATCGGCCTTGACGCGGACATCTGGCTGACGGGCATGCCGGCAGGCCGTCTCAGCGCCGGCGCCCGCGAGGAAGTCTCCGCCATCAATGTGGTGAGAAGCGACTGGAACGACATCGATCCGTCGCGCTGGACGCCGAGCCATATGGCGCTTCTGAAGACCGCCGCCTCCTATCGGCAGGTGGAGCGGGTGCTCGTCAACCCCGCCATCAAGCGCGCGCTGTGCCGCGACGCGGGCTCCGACCGCCGCTGGCTCTCGAAAATCCGGCCGACGCCTGGCCACAACTATCATTTCCACGTCCGCCTTGCCTGCCCGGCGGGCGAGACCGCCTGCCGCCGGCAGGCACCGCCGCCGACCAGCGACGGCTGTGGGGCAGAGCTCGACTGGTGGTTCAGCGCCGAAGCCCGGCGGCCGAAGCCATACAAGCCCGCGCCGCCCTTGATGGTGGCCGACTTGCCCGCCCAGTGCCGCGCGGTGATCGACAGCGCGGCAGCGGCGGCCCGAAACTGA
- a CDS encoding conserved membrane hypothetical protein (Evidence 4 : Unknown function but conserved in other organisms) → MELFGLMAGSRRIASGYLEDDLARMRALLRFIGFILLTGGFVAFVIDGARGIANSQFVPTSLATTLEAALPALFPQFLPWMSAHLPEAAQRLVTGSLLTLPTAAVGAILGILLLWLGRRPADPFLFKPLR, encoded by the coding sequence ATGGAGCTGTTTGGATTGATGGCGGGAAGCCGGCGGATCGCGTCGGGCTATCTGGAGGATGATTTAGCGCGAATGCGTGCATTGCTTCGCTTCATCGGTTTTATCCTCCTGACCGGTGGCTTCGTCGCTTTCGTCATTGACGGAGCGCGGGGCATTGCCAATAGCCAATTCGTCCCCACCTCTCTGGCCACCACGCTTGAGGCGGCGCTGCCAGCCCTGTTTCCGCAATTCCTGCCCTGGATGAGCGCGCATCTGCCTGAGGCGGCGCAGCGGCTCGTCACAGGCAGCCTGCTCACCTTGCCGACCGCGGCTGTTGGCGCCATTCTTGGCATTCTGCTGTTATGGCTTGGTCGGCGACCGGCGGATCCGTTTCTGTTCAAACCCTTGCGATGA
- a CDS encoding putative oxidoreductase (Evidence 3 : Putative function from multiple computational evidences), which translates to MAVDHMSRTNPSRADAGGLVIPALGGLWAALTVPADVILRIVTGIAMVAHGWGKVINPFGMVDMVERIGFVPGALWSPLLSFSEFGSGVLLLIGFLTRPAAAVALIILLVTIYAHWVVMGQGYMGAEKSILWSAMLLTIIARGGGALSVDRAIGREV; encoded by the coding sequence ATGGCTGTTGACCACATGTCGCGAACGAATCCATCACGGGCCGATGCTGGCGGGCTTGTCATTCCAGCGCTCGGTGGCCTCTGGGCCGCTCTTACGGTTCCGGCGGACGTCATTCTGCGGATCGTCACGGGCATCGCGATGGTGGCCCACGGCTGGGGCAAGGTGATCAATCCCTTCGGCATGGTCGATATGGTCGAGCGCATCGGCTTCGTGCCAGGTGCGCTGTGGTCACCGCTGCTGTCGTTCAGCGAGTTTGGCTCAGGCGTGCTGCTGCTTATCGGCTTCCTGACGCGCCCGGCCGCCGCAGTGGCACTCATTATCCTGCTCGTCACGATCTATGCCCATTGGGTCGTCATGGGGCAGGGCTATATGGGCGCGGAAAAGTCCATCCTGTGGTCGGCGATGCTGCTCACCATCATCGCGCGTGGTGGCGGTGCGCTGTCCGTCGATCGCGCCATCGGCCGAGAGGTCTGA
- the paaF gene encoding putative 2,3-dehydroadipyl-CoA hydratase (Evidence 3 : Putative function from multiple computational evidences) — MTGTPRDPSGHAASTEDGTGRLVLASRPAPGVLLLMLNRPEKLNALSKELLLELVEQLTLAEADSGIGCVILTGAGRAFAAGADISDMLARGPASYADPDRLANWHRIESFAKPIIAAVNGYALGGGLELALLCDIIIAGEKAKFGTPEIKIGSFPGDGGTQRLPRLVGRSFAMQMVLTGEMVDAALAERKGLISEVVAPDRLLPRALEIASLIASKSVAITPFAKRAVKAADELSLEEGLRFEHRLTVEAFDREDRQEGLRAFAEKREPVFKGR; from the coding sequence ATGACAGGAACCCCACGCGATCCTTCGGGACATGCCGCTTCCACCGAGGATGGGACCGGACGGTTGGTGCTTGCTTCCAGGCCCGCGCCCGGCGTGCTCCTTCTGATGTTGAATCGGCCGGAGAAGCTGAATGCGCTGTCGAAGGAGTTGCTTCTCGAGCTTGTGGAGCAGCTCACGCTGGCAGAGGCGGATAGCGGCATCGGTTGCGTGATCCTGACGGGGGCAGGGCGCGCCTTCGCCGCCGGTGCCGACATCTCCGACATGCTCGCGCGAGGGCCTGCTTCCTATGCTGATCCGGATCGCCTCGCCAACTGGCACCGCATCGAGAGTTTCGCCAAGCCCATCATCGCGGCAGTGAATGGTTATGCGCTTGGGGGCGGGCTGGAGCTGGCGCTGCTCTGCGACATCATCATTGCCGGCGAGAAGGCGAAATTCGGTACGCCGGAGATCAAGATCGGCTCGTTCCCCGGCGATGGCGGCACCCAGCGGCTGCCGCGCCTCGTCGGCCGGTCGTTCGCCATGCAGATGGTGCTGACCGGCGAGATGGTGGATGCGGCGCTCGCCGAGCGCAAGGGGCTCATCAGTGAGGTGGTGGCGCCTGACAGATTGTTGCCGCGCGCTCTGGAGATCGCCAGCCTGATTGCGTCGAAGTCCGTGGCGATCACGCCTTTTGCGAAGCGCGCCGTCAAGGCGGCCGACGAATTGAGCCTCGAGGAAGGGTTGCGGTTCGAGCATCGGCTGACCGTCGAGGCTTTCGATAGGGAAGACCGGCAGGAAGGCCTGCGCGCCTTCGCGGAAAAGCGGGAGCCGGTTTTCAAGGGTCGCTAG